The genomic stretch CACGCCGATCTCGTCCGAGATGTCCTTGACCTGACGCAAGTGGTCGTTGACCTCGTCACAGGTGCCGTGAATGGTTTCCAGCGGGGCGCCCGACAGTTCCAGCGCGCCGCCCGGCTCCAGCGACACGTTTGCGCCGTTCAGCTCCAGGCCGGTCAGATGCCCGCCTTCGCGCACCTCGGACCAGCCATAGCGGTCGCGCAGGCCTTCCAGAACGGCCACGATCGACTGTTTGCCCTCGAAGGGCAGCGGTTCCAGCGTGTCCTTGATATAGCCGAACTTCTCGTGTTCGGTGCCAATGCGCCAGTCTTCCTTGGGCTTGCAGCCGTCGGCAAGATACTGTGCCAGTTGGTCGTGATGTTCAATCGGCCCGCCGCCGGACTGTGGAATAGACATGCGCAATGGCCTTTCGTGTACGTCGTTTGACTTGGTGTAGGGCGTGCGCAGAAGTGTCAAGGCGCAAGGACGTGAAGAGCACCCTAATGCAACCGCACCGCCTGCGGGCGCAAGGGGGCGCGTTCCCAGATCACAACCGCCGCTTTACTGTCGTCGCCCAGCTCGCTCAGCATCCGTTCGGTGCGCAGACCGGGCAGCGTGGCAAAGGCATCAAACAGCGCATCCGACCCCGCAGCGTTCACCGGTATCAACAACGCAGGCGATCCGCGCTGGTCCAGCCGCCAGTGCGGCGGATACATGGCCCGGTCCAGTGTCAGCCGCTCCATCTCGCGCAGGGCCACGGCACCGCCGGTCAGGGGACCGAAATAGGTGATCTGCCCCTCGTCCACCTGCACAGCGCCCGCGCCGCCACCGGGGCCGCGAAAACGCCCGCGCTGGATGCCGATCAGGATCAGCCCGCCCGCGACCAGCACCAGCCCCGCGCCCACCAGCGCCAATAGCTCGCCCGGCCCCAAAATCCACCACAACCCCAGCACGGCAAGGCCCACGCCGACCAGCACCTCGCGCCAGCGCATCACCGTCGCCACCGCCTCGGGTCGAAAGAACCTTACCGCCATGGCAAACCTATCCGCTTTCTTTTGGCCACAAATATCCCGGGGGAGGCCGCAGGCCGGGGGCAGCGCCCCGCATGCACGTTCATGTCCAATCTCCCAACGCCCGCTGCCACAGCGTCATGGCCGCCACAGCCGCCGTATCGGCCCGCAAAATCCGCGGCCCCAGGGCCACCGGATGCGCAAATTCCAACCCCCTCAAACGCTTGCGTTCGCTGTCGGAAAACCCGCCCTCTGGTCCGATCAGGATCGCCCAGGGTCCGGGTTCCACCGGCAAATCTGGCGAATCCCCCGCCAGCGCCTCGTCGCAAAACAGGATGCGGCGCGCGGGGTCCCAGCCGTCGAGCAGCCGCCCCAGCTTATGCGCCTCGGCCACTTCGGGAACATAGGTGCCGCCGCATTGCTCGGCGGCTTCGACCGCGTGGGCTTGCAAGCGGTCGCGCTGGATGCGGCCTGCGTTGGTAAATTCGGTCATCACCGGAAGAATACGCGCCGCACCCATCTCGGCGGCCTTTTCGACGATAAAGTCGGTACGCGCCTTTTTGATCGGGGCGAACATCAGCCACAGGTCGGGCGGCATCTGCAACGGTTTCGTCTGCGCCACGCAGGCCAGCTCGCCGCCGCGCTTGCCGGCCTGTGCAATCTCGGCGCGCCATTCGCCATCGCGCCCGTTGAACAGCAGAACGGCACCGCCCACGGCCTGCCGCATCACCCCAAAGAGATAATGCGCCTGATCGCGGTTCAGAGGAACCGTTTGCCCCTGACCCAAGGGTGCGTCTACATAAAGGCGGATTTTTGCGTCATTCATGGGCAGATACATATGCAAGACAACCGCGCCACACCAGAGGCAGAGGCCACAGAAAATGCGTCCCCCCAGGGAACGGTCGCAGATGCGGTCAGCGGCAATTGGGTCGATCTGTGGGCGCCCGCATGGTCACGCCCCTATCTGCGGCTGTCACGGGCCGACCGGCCCATCGGTACATGGTTGCTTCTGCTTCCTTGCTGGTGGGGGCTGGCGCTGGCGATACTATATGATCAAAGCCCGCGCTGGTCTGACCTGTGGCTGTTCGTGGCCTGTGCGCTGGGGGCCTTCCTGATGCGCGGCGCGGGGTGCACCTGGAACGACATCACCGACCGGCATATCGACGGCTCGGTCGAACGTACACGGTCGCGGCCCATACCCTCGGGGCAGGTCAGCCTGCGCGGCGCATTGATCTGGATGTGCCTGCAAGCGCTCCTGGCCTTCCTGATATTGCTGACATTCAACGCCGCCGCCATACGCATGGGTGTGCTGGCGCTGGTGCCGGTGGCGATTTATCCCTTTGCCAAGCGGTTCACATGGTGGCCGCAGGTGTTTCTGGGGCTGGCGTTCAACTGGGGCGCGCTGATGATCTGGGTGGCGCATACCGGATCGCTGGCCGCCCCTGCGGTGGTACTGTATCTG from Pseudosulfitobacter sp. DSM 107133 encodes the following:
- a CDS encoding 16S rRNA (uracil(1498)-N(3))-methyltransferase — its product is MNDAKIRLYVDAPLGQGQTVPLNRDQAHYLFGVMRQAVGGAVLLFNGRDGEWRAEIAQAGKRGGELACVAQTKPLQMPPDLWLMFAPIKKARTDFIVEKAAEMGAARILPVMTEFTNAGRIQRDRLQAHAVEAAEQCGGTYVPEVAEAHKLGRLLDGWDPARRILFCDEALAGDSPDLPVEPGPWAILIGPEGGFSDSERKRLRGLEFAHPVALGPRILRADTAAVAAMTLWQRALGDWT
- the ubiA gene encoding 4-hydroxybenzoate octaprenyltransferase translates to MQDNRATPEAEATENASPQGTVADAVSGNWVDLWAPAWSRPYLRLSRADRPIGTWLLLLPCWWGLALAILYDQSPRWSDLWLFVACALGAFLMRGAGCTWNDITDRHIDGSVERTRSRPIPSGQVSLRGALIWMCLQALLAFLILLTFNAAAIRMGVLALVPVAIYPFAKRFTWWPQVFLGLAFNWGALMIWVAHTGSLAAPAVVLYLAGIAWTLFYDTIYAHQDTEDDALIGVKSTARLFADKSPQWLRRFLMATVGLMGIAVIYAALPQASGLALGIALIGPWAMGWHMTWQLRGFDASDAGKCLHLFRVNRDTGMIPLVFFAASLLA